Proteins encoded together in one Vitis vinifera cultivar Pinot Noir 40024 chromosome 4, ASM3070453v1 window:
- the LOC100258429 gene encoding 2-oxoisovalerate dehydrogenase subunit alpha 2, mitochondrial, giving the protein MALPLGKSKRILQCLKSKICVVGLGKNSFWSGWFHHGCPSSMAPLAPTCRNPDAVLVNAATQFATRRFESTKAEKHVDSLCDAEGNQLLDFPGGKVAFTSEMRFIPESPMERAHCYRVLDDNGQPNMSNFVQVSKEVAVKMYATMLTLQVMDTIFYEAQRQGRISFYVTSIGEEAINVASAAALSIDDVIFPQYREPGVLLWRGFTLQEFANQCFGNKADYGKGRQMPIHYGSNKHNYVTVSSTVATQIPQAVGAAYSLKMDGKDACTVTYFGDGGSSTGDFHAALNFAAVMEAPVIFICRNNGWAISTPVSDQFRSDGVVVRGRGYGVRSIRVDGNDALAMYTAVHAARKMAITEHRPILIEALTYRAGHHSTSDDSSKYRPVSEIELWRMARDPVSRLRRWIESNDWWSGEAESELRSNVRKEVLDAIQVAERVEKPPIAEIFTDVYDAPPSNLCEQEKLLRETIRRYPQDYPPDVPAL; this is encoded by the exons ATGGCTCTCCCTCTCGGAAAATCAAAACGTATTCTCCAATGTCTCAAATCGAAGATTTGTGTTGTGGGTCTTggaaaaaacagtttttggagTGGTTGGTTTCATCATGGTTGCCCATCCTCCATGGCTCCACTGGCTCCAACTTGCAGAAACCCAGATGCAGTTTTGGTTAATGCGGCAACCCAATTCGCAACTCGTCGTTTCGAATCCACCAAAGCTGAAAAACATGTGGATTCTCTTTGTGATGCTGAAGGCAATCAG CTCTTGGATTTTCCGGGAGGAAAGGTGGCATTCACCTCTGAAATGAGATTCATACCTGAATCCCCTATGGAGCGGGCACACTGCTACCGGGTCCTTGATGACAATGGTCAGCCAAATATGTCCAACTTTGTACAG GTTAGCAAGGAAGTTGCTGTAAAAATGTATGCTACCATGCTCACACTTCAAGTGATGGACACTATCTTCTATGAAGCACAAAGGCAAGGAAGAATTTCCTTCTACGTCACCTCCATCGGAGAAGAGGCCATCAATGTTGCTTCAGCGGCAGCACTCTCCATTGATGATGTCATCTTCCCTCAG TATAGGGAGCCAGGAGTTCTTCTATGGCGAGGTTTCACCCTGCAAGAATTTGCAAACCAGTGTTTTGGAAACAAAGCTGATTATGGGAAAGGCAGACAGATGCCCATCCATTACGGGTCTAACAAGCACAATTATGTCACTGTGTCATCAACAGTTGC GACACAAATTCCCCAGGCTGTTGGTGCTGCATATTCTTTGAAGATGGATGGGAAAGATGCATGCACAGTCACTTATTTTGGAGATGGAGGCTCAAGCACG GGAGACTTCCATGCTGCTTTAAATTTTGCTGCGGTTATGGAGGCCCCAGTTATTTTTATCTGTCGGAACAATGGGTGGGCCATCAGTACCCCTGTCTCAGACCAGTTTCGAA GTGATGGTGTTGTTGTTAGAGGACGGGGATATGGAGTTAGGAGCATCCGCGTAGATGGCAACGATGCTCTTGCTATGTACACTGCTGTTCATGCTGCACGCAAAATGGCAATCACTGAACATAGGCCCATCTTAATTGAG GCCCTCACATATCGAGCAGGACACCACTCCACATCAGATGATTCCTCCAAATATCGCCCGGTCAGTGAGATTGAATTGTGGAGAATGGCGAGAGATCCTGTAAGTAGACTCAGAAGATGGATTGAAAGTAATGACTGGTGGAGTGGTGAGGCTGAATCAGAGCTGAGAAGCAATGTGAGGAAGGAG GTCCTAGATGCAATTCAAGTAGCAGAAAGAGTTGAGAAGCCTCCAATTGCAGAGATTTTCACGGATGTGTATGATGCTCCCCCATCCAATCTTTGTGAGCAGGAGAAATTACTGAGAGAAACCATCAGAAGATACCCCCAGGATTATCCACCTGATGTACCTGCTCTTTAG
- the LOC100267164 gene encoding NAC domain-containing protein 104: protein MKMEEGSINLPPGFQFYPTDEELVLDFLYRKASLLPCYPNIIPDLDSYVHDPWELSGKALSSGNQWYFFSQKTQDRATKNGYWKQLDIDEAIYTSAGKKVGIKKYLLFYMGEAPEGIETNWIMQEYSLSNSGLGCTSYKRIAGKKILDGVEWVLCRVYERKSSQHGFWCDEDDDDGTELSCLDEIFLSLDDDLDEISLPN from the exons ATGAAGATGGAAGAAGGAAGTATCAACCTTCCTCCTGGATTCCAATTCTACCCAACTGATGAAGAACTAGTCCTTGACTTTCTATACCGCAAGGCATCACTCTTGCCGTGCTACCCCAACATCATTCCAGATCTTGATTCTTATGTTCATGATCCATGGGAGCTCAGTG GTAAGGCATTATCGAGTGGAAACCAGTGGTATTTCTTTAGCCAAAAGACACAAGACCGGGCCACAAAAAATGGATATTGGAAGCAATTAGATATTGATGAAGCCATATACACAAGTGCTGGTAAGAAAGTGGGAATCAAGAAGTATCTTTTATTCTACATGGGTGAAGCTCCAGAAGGCATCGAAACCAATTGGATAATGCAGGAATATTCTCTTTCCAACAGTGGATTGGGCTGTACATCCTACAAAAGAATAGCAGGGAAAAAAATTTTG GATGGTGTTGAATGGGTTCTTTGTCGAGTTTATGAAAGAAAGAGTTCTCAACATGGTTTTTGGTGCGATGAGGACGATGATGATGGAACCGAGCTTTCATGTTTAGACGAAATTTTCTTGTCATTAGATGATGATCTCGATGAAATAAGTTTGCCAAATTAG